CTCCAATGCTTCACTAAGGCTAATAAGAATATGTTTCATGTGTTGCCTTGATGCTATTTCCGGGACAACACCACCATATTTTTTATGTATTTCTATTTGTGAAGAAACAATATTTGATAATACTTTTTTTCCATTTTCTACTATAGCTACTGATGTCTCATCACAAGAGGTTTCAATCCCTAATATGATTTTATTTTTCATTTTGTAACCCTTTATTGTTGGCACTATATTTATTCCTTTCTGCTGCTGATTTGCAGATATAAAAAGGTGATAATGCATACATATCATCATATTTATTTTTTATAATCCTATCTTCACCGATCAAAGCAATGTACGATGCTCCAGGTGGTTCTTCCTTTTTAAGAATAATATATTTATCTTTAAAGTTCTTACTTGAGATGTTCTCTTGAAAAAGATCCTCAATTCCATAACCAAAAATAAAAAAAGGCGTTTCAAACATTAGTAATTGTTCTTTAATATTAATCCATTTTTTGCATTGGTATTCTACTTTTTTTATTAATCTGTTATTTCTTTTACTTTTTTGATAGATAGTAAAATAATATTCATCTTTTCTTGCTTTAATAATCGGACATAATGTACCTGGCAAATCTTTCCATTGTAAGGCATATGCTTCCAATGTATTTACTCCAATGAGTGGAATTGACAGTGCAAAGGCCAATCCCTTTGCTGAAGCCAGACCAATTCTCAGACCGGTAAAAGAGCCAGGACCAATAGCTGTCGCAATTCCATCTAACTGGCATAATTTAAAACCTGCAAAATTAATAATATTCTCTATAAATGGTATCAATGTTCCAGAGTGGGTGGTCCCCTCTTTGTTCATCCTGTAATCATATATAACTTTACTATTCTCAATAATGGCCAAGTTTAATATTTGGGTCGCGGTATCGATTCCTAATATTTTCAAATGTCTATTAATCCTTCCACTAATTTAATATATCTTTTTCCTATCGGCTTAAAAATAATTTTTCTCGTACAGTACTCTTCTTCTATTTTTATTTTCACTAATAACAGTTCTTTTGGTAAATATTTTTTAATTTTATCAGCCCATTCTATCAATACAATTCCATCACCATAAAAATACTCCTCATAACCAAGTTCTTCTATTTCTTCAGCCTGATTAAGTCGATATAAATCAAAATGATAGATAGGCAAACGTCCCGAATATTCTTTTATGATTGAGAAAGAGGGACTGGATACCTTGCCACTACAATTTATACCACTTGCAATTCCTTGAACAAAACAAGTTTTGCCTGCTCCAAGGTCTCCATTTAAGGCAATTAAATCTCCTCTCTTTAGGAGGCTTCCTATTTTTTTACCAATTTTTCTTGTTTCTTCTGGTTTTTTACTGATAAGTGTTAAGCTATTATTGCTATTGTGATTCTTACTTTTTCCATTATTCAGCAATTTTATATTCACCTAAAATATTTTTTATCTTCCAGGGTTTTTCATCCCTGATAAATAACTTTGCAACTCTCGATTTATCAGTAAGATGCACTACTTCATCTACAATTGTATTTAGCAATTCAGCAATTCTTTCAATTTCTATAATATCTCCCATTTGCTCGCCCCATAAAACTACCTCACTACCTACTTCAACATTCTCTATATCTGTTACATCAATCATCAGTTGGTCCATACATACCCTGCCAATTACCGGAACTTTTATGCCATTTACCAGAACTTTTCCTTGATTTGACAGAAGTCTAGAGTAGCCATCCGCATAACCAACTGGTATTGTGGCAACTAATGTACTTTTTTTTGTTTTATATGTTCGACCATATCCTATAAATTTATCTATTTCAAACCTTTTTATAAAAGAAATTCGACTTTTAAAAGATAAAGCTGATTTCAGTTGTATAGTTTTTTTAACTTCCTTTGACGGGTATAGGCCATAAATTATACAACCAGGCCGGACTATATCCAGCCATGTTTCAGGTAATTCCAATATTGCAGCACTATTCGCCATATGGAAAAACGGGATTTTTGGTATATTGCTACTTTTTATCTTACTAATTACCTCATTAAATATTTGTAACTGAGAGCCGGTGTACTGTTTATCGACCTCATCGGCTGTTGAAAAATGAGTATATACTCCCTGAATATCAATGCAA
The window above is part of the Atribacterota bacterium genome. Proteins encoded here:
- the alr gene encoding alanine racemase, which codes for MKELLGPTWIEIDLDAIKQNIKNIRKLIGEQVKIMGIVKGNAYGHDSIEVAKILINNGVEYLAVARIEEAIILRKNNVKVPILVLGVSPEEQLYLYIDYDIMPTICDPETAEQYNKIAIKKNKNVLVHLKIETGMGRLGIFPQKAINVIKQIIKLDCIDIQGVYTHFSTADEVDKQYTGSQLQIFNEVISKIKSSNIPKIPFFHMANSAAILELPETWLDIVRPGCIIYGLYPSKEVKKTIQLKSALSFKSRISFIKRFEIDKFIGYGRTYKTKKSTLVATIPVGYADGYSRLLSNQGKVLVNGIKVPVIGRVCMDQLMIDVTDIENVEVGSEVVLWGEQMGDIIEIERIAELLNTIVDEVVHLTDKSRVAKLFIRDEKPWKIKNILGEYKIAE
- a CDS encoding tRNA (adenosine(37)-N6)-threonylcarbamoyltransferase complex transferase subunit TsaD produces the protein MKNKIILGIETSCDETSVAIVENGKKVLSNIVSSQIEIHKKYGGVVPEIASRQHMKHILISLSEALE
- the tsaE gene encoding tRNA (adenosine(37)-N6)-threonylcarbamoyltransferase complex ATPase subunit type 1 TsaE — translated: MLNNGKSKNHNSNNSLTLISKKPEETRKIGKKIGSLLKRGDLIALNGDLGAGKTCFVQGIASGINCSGKVSSPSFSIIKEYSGRLPIYHFDLYRLNQAEEIEELGYEEYFYGDGIVLIEWADKIKKYLPKELLLVKIKIEEEYCTRKIIFKPIGKRYIKLVEGLIDI
- the tsaB gene encoding tRNA (adenosine(37)-N6)-threonylcarbamoyltransferase complex dimerization subunit type 1 TsaB; this encodes MKILGIDTATQILNLAIIENSKVIYDYRMNKEGTTHSGTLIPFIENIINFAGFKLCQLDGIATAIGPGSFTGLRIGLASAKGLAFALSIPLIGVNTLEAYALQWKDLPGTLCPIIKARKDEYYFTIYQKSKRNNRLIKKVEYQCKKWINIKEQLLMFETPFFIFGYGIEDLFQENISSKNFKDKYIILKKEEPPGASYIALIGEDRIIKNKYDDMYALSPFYICKSAAERNKYSANNKGLQNEK